In Leisingera methylohalidivorans DSM 14336, a single genomic region encodes these proteins:
- a CDS encoding aminotransferase: MAPVIYPTTNFTATEQLCLDRGEGIYVYDTDGNKYIEGLAGLWCTSLGYSNTEVMDAITEQLHKLPFSHTFGGKTHAPIMQLAQKLKAMVPVEDAYVFFGNSGSDANDTHVKMLRYYFNAIGKPEKRKIITRERGYHGVTVAAGSLTSLPANLAHFDAPLEALHILRSDAPHYYTGRQGNETEAQFTDRIIGNLEQQILAEDPDTIAAMIVEPVTGASGVIVPPEGYYEKLQVLLRKHGILVWADEVITGFGRTGADFGCTAMGIKPDLMTFAKQLSSAYFPISASVIPGWMYEAMINQTNEVGVFGHGYTYSGHPAACAAALKTLEIYERDNLFEHAAEVGAYMQAQLRGIFTDHPLVGEVRGIGLIAALELVSNKTTGASFDKGAAGAAAQKACEANGLIIRAVAGNAVALCPPIIITKDEVDDMLARLKTAIDSAYGDLKDKDLLAA, encoded by the coding sequence ATGGCCCCTGTGATCTATCCCACCACCAATTTCACCGCGACCGAGCAGCTGTGCCTGGACCGCGGCGAAGGTATTTACGTCTATGACACGGACGGCAACAAATATATCGAGGGCCTGGCGGGCCTGTGGTGCACCTCGCTGGGCTACAGCAATACCGAGGTGATGGACGCGATCACCGAGCAGCTTCACAAGCTGCCGTTCTCGCACACTTTCGGCGGCAAGACCCACGCGCCGATCATGCAGCTGGCGCAGAAGCTGAAGGCGATGGTGCCGGTCGAGGATGCCTATGTCTTCTTTGGCAACTCAGGCTCGGACGCCAATGACACCCACGTGAAGATGCTGCGCTATTACTTCAACGCCATCGGCAAGCCGGAAAAGCGCAAGATCATCACCCGCGAGCGCGGCTATCACGGGGTGACGGTTGCCGCGGGCTCGCTGACCTCCTTGCCCGCGAATCTGGCGCATTTCGACGCGCCGCTGGAGGCGCTGCACATTCTGCGCTCGGACGCGCCGCATTATTACACCGGCCGCCAGGGCAACGAGACCGAAGCGCAGTTCACCGACCGGATCATCGGCAATCTGGAACAGCAGATCCTGGCCGAAGATCCCGACACCATTGCCGCGATGATCGTGGAGCCGGTCACCGGCGCGTCCGGCGTGATCGTGCCGCCGGAGGGTTATTACGAGAAACTGCAGGTACTGCTGCGCAAACACGGCATTCTGGTCTGGGCGGATGAGGTCATCACGGGCTTCGGCCGGACCGGCGCCGATTTCGGCTGCACCGCCATGGGCATCAAGCCGGACCTGATGACCTTTGCCAAACAGCTGTCCTCGGCCTATTTCCCGATTTCGGCCTCGGTCATCCCCGGCTGGATGTATGAGGCGATGATCAATCAGACCAACGAGGTCGGCGTCTTTGGCCACGGCTACACCTATTCCGGCCACCCGGCGGCCTGTGCCGCGGCACTGAAGACGCTGGAGATCTACGAGCGCGACAACCTGTTTGAACACGCCGCCGAGGTTGGCGCCTATATGCAGGCGCAGCTGCGCGGGATCTTCACCGATCACCCGCTGGTGGGCGAGGTGCGCGGCATAGGGCTGATTGCGGCGCTGGAGCTGGTGTCGAACAAGACCACCGGCGCCAGCTTTGACAAGGGCGCTGCCGGGGCCGCCGCGCAGAAGGCCTGTGAGGCAAACGGGCTGATCATCCGGGCGGTGGCAGGCAATGCGGTGGCGCTGTGCCCGCCGATCATCATCACCAAGGATGAAGTCGACGACATGCTGGCGCGGCTGAAGACAGCCATCGACAGCGCCTACGGGGACCTGAAAGACAAAGACCTGCTTGCGGCCTGA
- a CDS encoding alpha-hydroxy acid oxidase encodes MDLHQQYPGLEDLKRRAERRLPRFVWDYLDSGTGAEAARARNRTGLDRVGFLPSVLHGPMEPDLSTPFLGTAHALPFGIAPVGMSGLIWPDAEGILARAAAAAGIPYCLSTVASQSPEDLAPHLGGDGWFQLYPPKDEAIRSDLLARARDAGFKTLVLTVDVPAASRRERQTRSGLTQPPRLTPRLLAQIAQRPAWALGMARRGLPRMRALDKYIPGEQANLPPTAHIGYVLRTSPDWDYVHWLRRNWDGPFVIKGVQRAEDAKRLQAAGADAVWVSNHGGRQFDGCPAAIDLLPEIRAAVDLPLIFDSGIEGGLDILRALALGADFVMLGRAFHYALAALGAAGPAHLADMLAKDMQANMCQLGLSGLDAVRSLQRRKLD; translated from the coding sequence ATGGATTTGCATCAGCAGTACCCCGGCCTTGAAGACCTGAAACGCCGCGCCGAACGGCGGCTGCCGCGGTTTGTCTGGGATTATCTGGACAGCGGCACCGGAGCAGAGGCCGCACGGGCGCGCAACCGGACGGGCCTGGACCGGGTGGGATTTCTGCCGTCGGTGCTGCACGGGCCGATGGAACCGGATCTTTCCACTCCGTTTCTGGGCACCGCCCATGCGCTGCCTTTCGGGATTGCGCCGGTGGGCATGTCCGGGCTGATCTGGCCGGACGCCGAGGGCATTCTGGCCCGCGCCGCCGCCGCTGCCGGCATTCCCTACTGCCTGTCGACGGTTGCCAGCCAATCGCCGGAGGACCTGGCGCCGCATCTGGGCGGGGATGGCTGGTTCCAATTGTACCCGCCCAAGGACGAGGCCATCCGCAGCGATCTGCTGGCGCGGGCGCGGGATGCCGGTTTCAAGACCCTGGTGCTGACGGTGGATGTGCCCGCCGCCTCGCGCCGCGAACGGCAGACACGGTCGGGGCTGACGCAGCCGCCGCGGCTGACCCCGCGGCTGCTGGCGCAGATTGCGCAGCGCCCGGCCTGGGCGCTGGGGATGGCGCGCCGGGGTCTGCCGCGGATGCGGGCATTGGACAAGTACATACCGGGCGAACAGGCCAACCTGCCGCCGACGGCCCATATTGGCTATGTGCTGCGCACTTCGCCGGATTGGGACTATGTGCATTGGCTGCGGCGCAACTGGGACGGCCCCTTTGTCATCAAAGGGGTGCAGCGCGCCGAAGACGCCAAACGCTTGCAGGCGGCGGGGGCGGATGCGGTCTGGGTCTCCAACCATGGCGGGCGCCAGTTCGACGGCTGCCCGGCGGCGATTGATCTGCTGCCGGAGATCCGCGCCGCGGTGGACCTGCCATTGATTTTCGACAGCGGCATCGAAGGCGGCCTGGACATTCTGCGGGCGCTGGCGCTGGGGGCGGATTTCGTCATGCTGGGGCGCGCCTTTCACTATGCGCTGGCCGCCCTGGGCGCCGCCGGCCCGGCGCATCTGGCTGACATGCTGGCCAAGGACATGCAGGCGAACATGTGCCAGCTTGGCCTGTCCGGACTGGACGCAGTCCGCAGCTTGCAGCGGCGCAAACTGGACTGA
- a CDS encoding DNA cytosine methyltransferase, producing the protein MLTSVELCAGAGGQALGLEAAGFDHTALVEIDKHCCATLRHNRPQWNVLEEDVRKFKDVASDYKGIDLLAGGLPCPPFSVAGKQLGEKDERNLFDDAIEIVDATRPRAVMIENVRGFLDAVFHDYREKLKKQLSKLGYETDWRLLNASDFGVPQLRPRVAIVALRREFAGQFNWPEPLPHNPRTVGETLLDLMQERGWRGAEDWAAKADEIAPTIVGGSKKHGGPDLGPTRARRAWAALGVEGRTIAYEAPDPFHNDMPRLTVRMVARIQGFPDAWHFTGAKTNAYRQVGNAFPPPVAEAVARELRAAIAKPKLHAVRA; encoded by the coding sequence ATGCTGACATCGGTAGAACTATGCGCAGGTGCGGGTGGCCAGGCCTTGGGGCTGGAGGCCGCGGGCTTTGACCACACGGCGCTGGTAGAGATCGACAAGCATTGCTGCGCCACCCTGCGCCACAACCGGCCCCAGTGGAATGTGCTGGAAGAGGACGTGCGCAAGTTCAAGGACGTCGCAAGCGACTATAAGGGTATCGACCTTTTGGCGGGCGGATTGCCCTGCCCGCCGTTTTCCGTCGCCGGCAAGCAGCTGGGCGAAAAGGACGAGCGCAACCTGTTTGACGACGCGATCGAGATTGTCGATGCCACCCGCCCCCGCGCGGTAATGATCGAAAACGTGCGCGGCTTTCTGGATGCGGTGTTCCATGACTACCGCGAGAAGCTGAAGAAGCAGCTGTCGAAATTGGGATACGAGACCGATTGGCGGTTGCTGAATGCGTCCGACTTCGGCGTGCCGCAACTGCGGCCGCGGGTGGCGATTGTTGCCCTGCGCCGCGAGTTCGCCGGCCAGTTCAACTGGCCCGAGCCGCTGCCGCACAATCCGCGCACCGTTGGGGAAACGCTTTTGGACCTGATGCAGGAACGCGGCTGGCGCGGTGCCGAGGATTGGGCCGCCAAAGCGGATGAGATCGCGCCCACCATTGTCGGCGGTTCCAAGAAACACGGCGGCCCCGATCTGGGGCCGACCCGCGCGCGGCGGGCCTGGGCCGCGCTGGGGGTCGAGGGGCGCACCATCGCCTATGAGGCGCCGGATCCGTTCCACAACGACATGCCGCGGCTGACCGTGCGGATGGTGGCGCGCATCCAGGGGTTCCCGGACGCATGGCATTTCACCGGCGCCAAGACCAATGCCTACCGCCAGGTCGGCAACGCCTTTCCGCCGCCGGTGGCTGAGGCGGTGGCACGGGAGCTGAGGGCAGCGATTGCCAAGCCGAAGCTGCATGCTGTGCGGGCGTAA
- a CDS encoding NaeI family type II restriction endonuclease, with the protein MKQKLPDSLVLPGHPDFAVLSGLAEEITARAGGALALEYDVPQMLRQCIDDVIMTPKTGRRAYEELEKTEKTYIGTRVEIDLRALLKLRKGRLDTEILGRDVDIKHTMGSNWMIPTEALDCACLLVAADEVRARCYLGLVIARPGYLTAGQNKDAKRSISAEGFRHILWLLKDQPYPANFWRTADEAAVEQIFAGATGNVRMAQLFRLIRGRPIPRDVVEAVAQQKDFMRRIRADGGHGTRDILAREQIVLLEGQKDAQLIKALELPPCPASAFVSCRVESGYHARMVEQSRHHVEWPTP; encoded by the coding sequence ATGAAACAGAAGCTCCCTGACAGCCTCGTTCTTCCCGGCCATCCGGATTTTGCTGTCCTTTCCGGACTCGCGGAGGAGATCACCGCCCGCGCCGGCGGTGCCTTGGCGCTGGAATACGACGTGCCGCAGATGCTGCGCCAGTGCATCGACGACGTGATCATGACGCCCAAGACCGGGCGGCGCGCCTATGAAGAGCTGGAGAAGACCGAAAAGACCTATATCGGCACCCGGGTCGAGATCGATCTGCGGGCGCTGTTGAAGCTGCGCAAGGGGCGGCTGGATACCGAGATCCTGGGCCGGGATGTCGATATCAAGCACACGATGGGCAGCAATTGGATGATCCCGACCGAGGCCCTGGACTGCGCCTGCCTGCTGGTGGCGGCGGATGAGGTGCGGGCGCGCTGCTATCTGGGGCTGGTCATTGCCCGGCCCGGATACCTGACCGCCGGTCAGAACAAGGACGCCAAGCGCAGTATCTCGGCGGAAGGGTTCCGCCATATTCTGTGGCTGCTGAAGGACCAGCCCTACCCCGCCAATTTCTGGCGTACAGCGGATGAGGCCGCGGTGGAGCAGATCTTTGCGGGCGCCACGGGCAACGTGCGGATGGCGCAGCTGTTCCGGCTGATCCGAGGGCGCCCCATCCCCCGCGACGTGGTTGAGGCGGTGGCGCAGCAGAAGGACTTCATGCGCCGGATCCGGGCGGATGGCGGCCACGGCACCCGCGATATACTGGCACGCGAGCAGATCGTGCTGCTGGAAGGCCAGAAGGACGCCCAGCTGATCAAGGCGCTGGAGCTGCCGCCCTGCCCGGCCAGCGCCTTTGTTTCCTGCCGGGTTGAAAGCGGCTACCATGCCCGCATGGTGGAACAATCCAGGCATCACGTGGAATGGCCGACACCCTGA
- a CDS encoding pyruvate carboxylase, whose product MTDFKKILIANRGEIAIRVMRAANEMGKRTVAVYAEEDKLGLHRFKADEAYRIGEGMGPVAAYLSIDEIIRVAKESGADAIHPGYGLLSENPDFVDACARNGITFIGPKAETMRALGDKASARRVAVEAGVPVIPATEVLGSDMDAIRKEAAEVGYPLMLKASWGGGGRGMRPIHGEDELEEKVLEGRREAEAAFGNGEGYLEKMITRARHVEVQILGDKHGEIYHLFERDCSVQRRNQKVVERAPAPYLSDEQRAEICELGRKICAHVNYECAGTVEFLMDMNDGKFYFIEVNPRVQVEHTVTEEVTGIDIVQAQILIAEGKTLAEATGKAGQDEIKLNGHALQTRVTTEDPLNNFIPDYGRITAYRSATGMGIRLDGGTAYAGGVITRYYDSLLTKVTASAQTPEKAIARMDRALREFRVRGVSTNIAFVENLLKHPTFLSNEYTTKFIDETPELFQFKRRRDRGTKVLTYIADISVNGHPETEGRAAPAADLKEPRAPHAEPGNQPYGTRNLLEQKGAQAVADWMKAQRQLLLTDTTMRDGHQSLLATRMRSIDMIKVAPAYAQNLSQLFSVECWGGATFDVAYRFLQECPWQRLRDLRERMPNLMTQMLLRASNGVGYTNYPDNVVQEFVRQAAETGVDVFRVFDSLNWVENMRVAMDAVVESGKVCEGTICYTGDILDPNRAKYDLKYYVGMAKELEAAGAHVLGLKDMAGLLKPAAARQLVKALKEEVGLPVHFHTHDTSGIAGATILAAADAGVDAVDAAMDAFSGGTSQPCLGSIVEGLRNTDRDTGIDIAAVREISGYWEQVRAQYAAFESGLAAPASEVYLHEMPGGQFTNLKAQARSLGLEEKWGDVAQTYADVNQMFGDIVKVTPSSKVVGDMALMMVSQGLTRDQVEDPETDVAFPDSVVDMMRGNLGQPPGGFPEGIVSKVLKGDAPNVERPGKHLEPVDLEAVRAELSKELEGFKVDDEDLNGYLMYPKVFLDYMGRHRQYGPVRSLPTRTFFYGMEPGEEITAEIDPGKTLEIRLQAISETDEKGEVKVFFELNGQPRVIRVPNRLVKASTEQRAKAEAGNPNHVGAPMPGVVASVAVQPGQQVKEGDMLLTIEAMKMETGIHAERDAVVKAVHVQAGTQIDAKDLLIELE is encoded by the coding sequence ATGACCGACTTCAAAAAGATCCTGATTGCCAACCGTGGTGAGATCGCCATCCGCGTGATGCGCGCCGCCAACGAAATGGGCAAACGCACCGTCGCCGTCTACGCCGAGGAAGACAAGCTCGGCCTGCACCGGTTCAAGGCCGATGAAGCCTACCGGATCGGCGAAGGCATGGGGCCGGTAGCGGCCTATCTGTCGATTGACGAGATCATCCGCGTTGCCAAGGAAAGCGGCGCCGATGCGATCCACCCCGGGTACGGCCTGCTGTCGGAGAACCCGGATTTCGTCGATGCCTGCGCCCGCAACGGCATCACTTTCATCGGGCCCAAGGCCGAGACCATGCGCGCCCTTGGCGACAAGGCCAGCGCCCGCCGGGTCGCTGTCGAGGCCGGCGTGCCGGTGATCCCGGCCACCGAAGTGCTGGGCAGTGACATGGACGCGATCCGCAAGGAAGCGGCCGAGGTCGGCTACCCGCTGATGCTGAAAGCGTCCTGGGGCGGCGGCGGCCGCGGCATGCGCCCGATCCACGGCGAGGACGAGCTGGAAGAAAAGGTGCTGGAAGGCCGCCGCGAGGCGGAAGCCGCCTTTGGCAACGGCGAGGGCTATCTGGAAAAGATGATCACCCGCGCCCGCCACGTCGAGGTGCAGATCCTGGGCGACAAGCACGGTGAGATTTATCACCTGTTCGAGCGCGACTGTTCGGTGCAGCGCCGCAACCAGAAAGTGGTTGAGCGCGCCCCGGCCCCGTACCTGAGCGATGAGCAGCGCGCCGAGATCTGCGAGCTGGGCCGCAAGATCTGCGCCCATGTGAACTATGAATGCGCGGGCACCGTCGAATTCCTCATGGATATGAACGACGGCAAGTTCTACTTCATCGAGGTGAACCCGCGGGTGCAGGTGGAACACACCGTCACCGAGGAAGTCACCGGCATCGACATCGTGCAGGCGCAGATCCTGATCGCCGAAGGCAAGACCCTCGCCGAAGCCACCGGCAAGGCCGGCCAGGATGAGATCAAGCTGAATGGCCACGCGCTGCAGACCCGGGTGACCACCGAGGATCCGCTGAACAACTTCATCCCCGACTATGGCCGCATCACCGCTTACCGCTCGGCCACCGGCATGGGCATCCGCCTGGACGGCGGCACCGCCTATGCGGGCGGCGTGATCACCCGATATTATGACTCGCTGCTGACCAAGGTCACCGCCTCGGCCCAGACCCCGGAGAAGGCAATTGCCCGCATGGACCGCGCGCTGCGCGAATTCCGGGTCCGCGGTGTGTCGACCAATATCGCCTTTGTCGAGAACCTGCTGAAGCATCCGACCTTCCTGTCGAATGAATACACCACCAAGTTCATTGACGAGACGCCGGAGCTGTTCCAGTTCAAGCGCCGCCGCGACCGCGGCACCAAGGTGCTGACCTATATCGCCGACATCTCGGTGAACGGCCATCCGGAGACAGAGGGCCGCGCCGCCCCCGCTGCCGACCTGAAAGAGCCGCGCGCGCCGCATGCGGAGCCGGGCAACCAGCCCTATGGCACCCGCAACCTGCTGGAGCAGAAGGGCGCCCAGGCGGTGGCCGACTGGATGAAGGCGCAGCGCCAGCTGCTGCTGACCGACACCACCATGCGCGACGGCCACCAGTCGCTGCTGGCAACCCGGATGCGCTCGATCGACATGATCAAGGTGGCGCCGGCCTATGCGCAGAACCTCAGCCAGCTGTTCTCGGTTGAATGCTGGGGCGGTGCGACCTTTGATGTGGCGTACCGGTTCCTGCAGGAATGCCCCTGGCAGCGCCTGCGCGATCTGCGCGAGCGGATGCCGAATCTGATGACCCAGATGCTGCTGCGCGCTTCCAATGGCGTCGGCTACACCAACTATCCGGACAACGTGGTGCAGGAATTCGTGCGCCAGGCTGCGGAAACCGGTGTCGACGTGTTCCGCGTCTTCGACTCGCTGAACTGGGTCGAAAACATGCGCGTCGCCATGGATGCGGTGGTGGAAAGCGGCAAGGTCTGCGAAGGCACCATCTGCTATACCGGCGACATCCTGGACCCGAACCGCGCCAAATACGACCTGAAGTACTATGTCGGCATGGCGAAAGAGCTGGAAGCCGCAGGCGCCCATGTTCTGGGCCTCAAGGACATGGCAGGCCTGCTGAAGCCCGCCGCGGCCCGCCAGCTGGTCAAGGCGCTGAAGGAAGAGGTCGGCCTGCCGGTCCACTTCCACACCCATGACACCTCGGGCATTGCCGGGGCCACCATTCTGGCCGCCGCAGATGCCGGCGTGGATGCTGTGGACGCCGCAATGGACGCCTTCTCGGGCGGCACCTCGCAGCCCTGCCTCGGCTCCATCGTCGAGGGCCTGCGCAACACCGACCGCGACACCGGAATCGACATAGCAGCGGTGCGCGAAATCTCTGGCTACTGGGAGCAGGTGCGGGCGCAGTATGCGGCCTTTGAATCGGGTCTCGCAGCGCCGGCTTCGGAAGTTTACCTGCACGAGATGCCGGGCGGCCAGTTCACCAACCTGAAGGCGCAGGCGCGTTCCTTGGGTCTGGAGGAGAAATGGGGCGACGTGGCGCAGACCTATGCCGATGTGAACCAGATGTTCGGCGATATCGTCAAGGTGACGCCCTCCTCCAAGGTGGTTGGCGACATGGCGCTGATGATGGTCAGCCAGGGTCTGACCCGTGATCAGGTCGAGGATCCGGAAACCGACGTGGCCTTCCCCGACTCGGTCGTGGATATGATGCGCGGCAATCTGGGCCAGCCTCCGGGCGGCTTCCCCGAGGGTATCGTCTCCAAGGTGCTGAAAGGCGACGCGCCGAATGTGGAGCGCCCCGGCAAGCATCTGGAACCGGTCGATCTGGAAGCGGTCCGTGCCGAGCTGTCAAAAGAGCTGGAAGGCTTCAAGGTCGATGATGAGGACCTGAACGGCTACCTGATGTACCCGAAGGTGTTCCTGGATTACATGGGCCGCCACCGCCAGTACGGCCCGGTGCGCAGCCTGCCGACGCGGACCTTCTTCTACGGCATGGAGCCGGGCGAGGAGATCACCGCCGAGATCGATCCGGGCAAGACCCTGGAAATCCGCCTGCAGGCGATTTCCGAGACGGACGAGAAAGGCGAAGTGAAGGTCTTCTTTGAACTGAACGGCCAGCCGCGGGTGATCCGGGTGCCGAACCGTCTGGTCAAGGCCTCGACCGAGCAGCGCGCCAAGGCGGAAGCCGGCAACCCGAACCACGTCGGCGCGCCGATGCCGGGTGTGGTGGCAAGCGTGGCGGTGCAGCCGGGCCAGCAGGTCAAAGAGGGTGATATGCTGCTGACCATCGAGGCAATGAAGATGGAAACCGGGATCCACGCCGAACGCGACGCGGTGGTGAAAGCCGTGCACGTTCAGGCCGGCACCCAGATCGACGCCAAGGACCTGCTGATCGAGCTGGAATAA
- a CDS encoding very short patch repair endonuclease codes for MADTLTPERRSANMAKIRAKHTKPEMLVRRMVHGMGFRYRLHRKDLPGKPDLVFGPRRKVIFVHGCFWHLHKCRDGRIPASRRDYWEPKLLRNTQRDAQQQAALQAAGWQVLILWECETKDQDALQNRLRDFLQNEK; via the coding sequence ATGGCCGACACCCTGACACCCGAGCGGCGCAGCGCCAATATGGCAAAGATCCGCGCCAAGCACACCAAGCCGGAGATGCTGGTGCGGCGGATGGTGCACGGGATGGGCTTTCGCTACCGGCTGCATCGCAAGGACCTGCCGGGCAAGCCCGATCTGGTGTTCGGCCCGCGCCGCAAGGTGATCTTTGTGCATGGCTGTTTCTGGCACCTGCATAAGTGCCGCGACGGGCGCATCCCCGCCAGCCGCCGGGACTATTGGGAACCTAAACTGCTGCGCAACACCCAGCGCGACGCGCAACAGCAGGCCGCGCTGCAGGCGGCCGGCTGGCAGGTTCTGATCCTCTGGGAATGCGAGACCAAGGATCAGGACGCCTTGCAAAACCGGTTGCGGGATTTCCTGCAAAACGAAAAATAG